CGTTTGCGGGATGCACGAGCGCCCCCGCGAGCGAGGAAACGCCGGCCAGCGGCGGAATCGCCGTTGTCGCGTTAACGCAAGAGCCGGGCATGCTGAGCCCCATGTTCAGCACGCAGAGCGGCTCGAACCTCGCCTACGCGTTCGTCGTAGAACCCCTCTTCACGACGCTCGACACCGGCGAGCGCGTTCCCAATCTCGCAACCGAGGTCCCCACGAAGGAGAACGGCCTCATCAGCGACGATGGGCTCACCGTGACCTACAAGCTTCACGAGGGGATCACTTGGTCGGACGGCGAACCGTTCACGGCCGAGGACCTCGCGTTCACAATCGACGTCACGAAGCAGCCAGATACCCCCGCCATCCCCGACTCGGAGTACGGCGCGATCGCCTCCTACGAGGTGCTCGATCCGCAGAGCATTGCCGTCGAGTTCACACAGACGCAGCCCAACTACCTGAACCTCTTCAAGCAGGTGCTCCCGAAGCACAAGTTTGAGAGTGCGAGCATCGATTCCGACGACCCCGAGCTGCGTGAACCAACAGGCACCGGCCCGTTCGCAATCAGCGAGTGGAGCTCAGGCGACGAGATCAAGTTCACCCGAAACGAGAACTACTGGCGCGAGGATTCGCAGCCCAAGCTCGACGGTGTGACTGTGAAGATCAACCCTGACCTCACGACCGCAGTCAACGGCTTCACCCGTGGCGAGTTTGATCTCGTGTTCGGCCTCACAGCTGGCGACCTCGACGAGGTCGCGGCGGCCGTCGACTCCGGTGCGCCGATCGAACTGCACGAGAAGCCCGAGAACACGGGCTTTGTCGAGTGGCTGTGGATCAACAACTCAGACAAGGGAGCGCTCGGAACCCCGCACCCAGTTCTTGGGGACCCTGCCGTGCGGGAAGCCATCGATTATGCAATTGACCGCGAAGGCGTGCTCGCTGACGTGCTCGGTGGATTCGGCACCTTGAGCAACTCGCTCGTCTACGCGGGCTTTGGCGGCGAGCTTACTGAGACAGTCCCATTTGACGCCGACAAGGCAAACAGCATCCTTGACGACGCAGGGTGGCAGCTCGGTTCCGATGGCGTGCGCAGTAAGGACGGCGTGCGCGCATCGGTGAAGTTCCAGACGATCAGCGGCGACGAGGTGCGCGCCCTCTACCAGCAGGTGATCCAGCAGAATCTCAAGGATGTCGGCATCGAGACCGTCATTGAGAACGTCCCATCCAACCTGATGTTTGGTGACGCCAAAGACGGCGGCCTGCTCGCGACAGGCAATTTCGACATCATGATGTCGCGCGCGGGTAAGCTTCCTGATCCGACCGAGTGGATGATGGAATTCGAGTCGGGCCAGATTCCCGATAGCCCGGAAGCATCAGGCTACTCATACGCATGGTGGAGCAGCCCCGAGTACGACGCGCTCTTCGCAACTGTTGCATCGGAGATGGACCCCGAGGTCCGCGAAGACGCAGTCCACGCGGCCAACAAGTTGTTTGCGAGCGAACGCCCGGCGATCCCGATCTACGCGTCGCCGACAGCCTGGGCGTGGTCAAGCGAACTCACCGGCGTGGACGATGACTCATGGAACGGGCCATGGGACACGACAAGCTCAGTGAACTGGGCATTCGCTGGAGCGAGTGAGTAGTACCGATGAGTTCATACCTCCTGCGGCGACTTCTGCAGTCGATCCCGCTGCTTTTCGGAATCAGCGTGCTGGTGTTCCTGCTCATGCAGATGACGCCCGGCGGGCCGATGTCCGTCGGAGAAGGTAACGCATCAGCGGCCACGGCCGCGCAACTCGAGAGGTTGCGCGGCCGGTACGGCCTTGATGATCCACTGATCGTGCAGTACTTCAACTGGCTGCGCGGCGTCGTCACTGGCGACTGGGGCAGCTCCTACCTCACCGGCCGCCCTGTGCTCGAAGTAATCGGGGAGCGCGTACCAACAACGCTGCTGCTCACGCTGACCGCTTTCGTGCTCTCCCTCATCTTCGCGCTCATCATCGGCGTACAGTCTGGCGTGAAGAAGGACGGCTGGTTCGACCACCTCGCCACTGGGCTCACCTACGCTGGACTTGCGGTTCCCGGCTTCTGGCTGGCACTCATGCTCATCTTCATCTTCTCGTACAGCCTCGGCTGGCTACCAAGCTCAGGCCTTCGCGACCTGCGTGCATCGCACGAGGGCTTCACCGCGGCACTCGATCTCGCAAAGCACCTTGTCCTCCCTGTGCTCTCACTGGTGCTCGTATCGATTGCCGGCCTCGCCAGGCACGTGCGTTCATCGGTTATCGAGGTGCTCGACAAGGACTACATTCGGTCTGCCCGTGCGAGCGGACTGCCCGAGCGGATGGTGATTCAGCATCACGTGCTGAAGAACGCCTCCCTCCCCGTCGTCACGATCGCGGTGCTCATGCTGCCAGAGCTCTTTCTTGGCGCCGTTGTCACCGAGACGATATTCGGCCTCCCCGGCATGGGACGACTGTTTGTCGAATCGGCAGACCTCCGCGATTACCCGGTGCTGCTCGGCATCCTCATGATCGCCGCGCTGCTCGTGCTCGTCGCGAACCTCATCGCCGACGTCGTCTACAGCCGCCTCGACCCAAGGATCAGCTATGAATAGGACCGCAGCCCCCAAGACCGAAGTCGTCCGTGTCGCGCGACCCGCGACCGCGGGGTTCTTCGCGCTGTTCTGGCAGAGCAAGCCGGCGCGGTTCGGCCTCATCGCGTTCAGCGCGATCGTCGTGCTCGTTATCGTCGGGCCGTTTGTGCTGCCCTTCTCACCAGAGCAGATCGACCTCGCGGCGAAAGGACAGGCGCCGTCGCTCACCCACCTCATGGGCACCGACGAACTCGGACGTGATGTGCTCGCCCGCGTACTTGACGGCGGCAGGCTCACGATCCTCGTCGCTGTGATCGCCGTCGGTGTCGCAATCACACTCGGAATCATCGTTGGCGCGCTCGCGGGCTACTTTGGCGGCTGGATCGACAACCTGCTCATGCGAATCGCCGATGTGTTCTACTCGATGCCGGCGCTGTTCGTCGTGATCCTGCTCGTCGCCCTCATTGGGCCGGGATTCGGCTCGATCATCCTCGCCATCTCGGCGTTCAGCTGGATGACCACGGCGAGGCTCCTGCGCGCGAGCATTCTCAGCCTCAAGAAGGCCGACTTTGTGCAAGCAGCGCGCGGGCTCGGCGCGACGGACCTGCGGCTCATCGTGAACCACATCCTGCCAAACGCGCTCGCGCCGATCTTTGTCGCGGCGACGCTTGGTATCGCCTCGGCTGTGCTCACAGAATCCGCGCTGTCGTTCCTCGGCCTCGGCTTCCAGGCGCCACAGGCCACCTGGGGTGGCCTCCTCGAAGAGGCACAGCGGGCGGTCATTAGCGGTGGTCAATGGTGGCGGGGGCTCTTCCCGGGGATCATGATCTTCCTCGTCATCCTGTCGGTGAACTTCATCGGCGAAGGCCTCAACAAAGCAATTCAGGGCCGAAAGGAGCACAGCTCATGAGCTCGGCACACCTTGAAGTAGAACACCTCACAATCGGGTTCGAGGCGACCGGACGTGTGCTCGTCGACGACGTGTCATTGACCGTCGAGCGCGGAAACGCGACAGCGCTTGTCGGTGAGAGCGGATCGGGAAAGACGCTCAGTATGCTCGCGGTGATGGGGTTGCTCCCCGCCGGGATCAGTGTGCTCAGCGGAGACGTGAAGCTCAACGGAACCAGCCTGCTCGCCCTCGATCCGCGTGCCAGACGCCGCATGAACGGGAGCGAGATCGGGCTGGTGCCGCAAGACGCGATGGCGGCGCTGAACCCCACACTCGATATCCAAACCCAGTTCGAGCTCGTCCTGCGCACCCACCTTCGGATGAACCGTGCCGCGGCAAAGCGGCGAACCGTCGAACTGCTCGATCAGGTCGGCATCCCCGAGCCCGAGTCGAAGCTCAGGCGATTCGCCCACGAGTTTTCGGGTGGACAGCGACAGCGGGTGATGATCGCGCTCGCGCTGAGCTGCGGCCCCAACCTACTTATCGCGGATGAGCCAACGACCGCGCTCGACGTCACCGTGCAGCAGCAGATACTCGACCTCGTCGCTCGTCTGCGCCAAGAACTTGACATGACGGTCATGTGGATCACCCACGACCTCGGAGTGGTGGCTGGGCTCGCAGACGACGTTGCGGTGCTTCGGAACGGTCGTCTCGTCGAGGCAGGTACGGCCGAGCAGGTGTTCTTCACCCCGGCGCACGAGTATACGCGGCAGTTGCTCGCCGCCACCCCAACGCTGTTCGACACGGTGCCAGAGAAGGAAGGCGCGTAATGACCAACCACGAGGTGCTCGTCGACGTCTCCAACCTGACGTACTCATACCCCAAAGCCAAAGGCCTCTTCCGTCGCGCAGCTCTGCTGCCCCCTGCGATCGACGACGTGAGCTTTACAATCGCCACCGGCGAGATCGTCGCACTCGTGGGGGAGAGCGGATCTGGCAAGTCGACGATCGGTCGACTGCTGCTCGGCATGCTTCGCCCGAACTCTGGCAGTGTGATGTTTGACGGCCAGGACGTCCACGCGCTGCGAGGCAGCGAAAGCCGCAGCCACAGGCACAACTACCAGATGGTGTTTCAAGATCCGTACTCTTCGCTGAACCCGCGAATGACAATCGGGGACGCCGTTGTCGAGGCACTCACGATCACTGGCGGCGCATCCGCGAACGAGCGTGAGAGCGTCGCTCGAGAGCTCCTCAGTCGCGTTCGCTTGGGCGACGATATGTTTCACCGACGCCCGGCAGAGCTCTCAGGCGGCCAGCGTCAGCGCGTCGGCATCGCGCGCGCGCTCGCCGGGCGGCCGAGACTGCTCGTCGCAGACGAGGCGCTCGCATCGCTCGACGTGTCGATCGGCGCTCAGGTGGCGCAGGTGCTCAAGGAGCTCAACGAGCAGGAGCAGCTGTCGATGCTGTTCATCACACACGATCTTGCGATGGCCAGGCAACTGGCCTCACGAATCATCGTGCTCAACCAGGGACGCATCGTCGAATCTGGACCTGCTGCGGACATTGTCGGCGCCCCGCGCGACCCCTACACGCGCGCACTTATCGACGCCGTGCCGATCGCGAACCCGACAATTGCGCGCGCGAGGCAACGTGCTCGCCTCGATGCCCATGCTCTCGCGGCGACTCGCGCCGTCGAATCCCCCCTTGAAAGGAAAACTCTGTGACCGCTTCGTTCCCATTTCATCACTTCACCGGCTCCCACACCGAAGTCGGGAGGCAGCACGGGGCGGCGCTGAAGGACCAGATCGCGCTTCACCTCGACAGGCTGCGACGGCGGTTTGAGCGGCAGGGTTTCACCCTCTCGCAGGCGGAGGAGGCGGCACTCGAGTATCGTTCGAGCATCCGGGACGTATCCGTCGGGCTCGACGAGGAGATCGCCGGGCTCGCAGAGGGAGCCGGAATCTCGCTCGGCGCCGCGTTCCTGCTCCAGCTGCGGGCGGAGGTGTTCGTGCAGCTCGTCGGCAAGCACGGTGCCGAGCAGGAATGCACGACCTTCGCCATCCTTCCCGAACTCGGAGCATCAGATCGTGGGTTTGTCGGACAGAACGCCGATCTTCCCGCGATGTACCACGACCTCATGGCGGTCGTGCATCTCGCCGTGGACGGCGAGCCCGAGGTGCTGATGGTGATACCAGCCGGACAGATCTCCTACATTGGTCTGAATAACGCGGGCCTCGGCGTGTTCGGCAACTACCTGCACTGTGCGAGCTGGCGGCAGGGGTTCCCGCGGTATCTCTACACGAGGGTCGCGCTCCGTGAGCGGTCGGTGGCCGCCGCGGAGGCGGCACTCCGGCAGCTCGATCGAGCGTCCTCTCGCAACGTGATCATGCTCGACGCTGCGGGTTCGGCTGTCGACCTTGAGAACACGGCGGAGACGATTGTCGCCCTCCACCCCGTGAATGGATTCCTTGCTCACGCGAACCACTACCTCGAGTCGACGTTGCAGCACAATGAGTCGAATCCGTGGCTAGAGAACTCGGAGATTCGCTACGCGCGCCTTGCGAGCTCGATCGCCGGCGGCGGCACGCACATCGCGCCAGCCGACATCGCCGCAATGCTGCGCGACCGGAGCGATACCGGCAACGAACTCTCAATCTACCCGGAGGATGATGACCGCGACATCGCTGAGGACGACCGAAACATGACTGTCACATCGGTGATCGCTGAGCCTGGGCGCGGTCAGTTCTGGGTCGCGAGTGGCCCGCCGTCGCGATACGAGTACCACCGCTTCACTTTCGCCCCCATTTCGCCCGACAGCGAGCTCGCGCCCGCGGACGAGGCAGTGCTGTAGCACTTGAGAACGGATATAGGAGAAACACATGAAACCCACCACGCACGGCGACAGGCTCTCGTTCTACCAGTTCGGGGCGACGACGATGTTCGCAAGCCGCTTCGATCAACGATTTTCGTACTGCCTGTACGTTCCAGAGAGCTACGACGAGCACACGCCAGGCGACTACTCGCTCATCGTCGCAATCCACGGCACCGGACGTGACGCGCCCCGGCTTCGCAACGAGTTCATCGAGTTCGCCGAGGCCGAGCAGTGCTTTGTACTGGTGCCGCTGTTCCCCGCAGGGATCAGCACCCCTGGCGAGCTCAACGCGTATAAGTATCTTGCGGGCGATGACGCGCGCTACGACCTGGTGCTGCTCGACATGGTCGCGGAGCTCGAAGAGACCTACCGGCTGAACTTCGACAGGTTCTTCCTGACGGGGTTCTCTGGTGGTGGCCACTTCACACACCGCTTCCTCTACGTCCACCCCGAACGCCTCTCCGGGGTCTCCATCGTGTCCCCGGGTGTCGTGACCCTCTGCGACCCTGACCTGCCGTGGCCCGCGGGTGTCGGCGGTCTCGAAGACGAGTTCGGCCGCTCGTTTAACGCGGCAGCGGTTGCGGCTGTGCCAGCCAACCTCGTCGTCGGAGACGACGACACGGAAACGTGGGAGATCTCCGTTGCCCCTGACAGCCCTGCTTATATCCCCGACGTCAACGCAGCAGGGGTCACCCGGATCACCAGGCTGCGTGCGCTTGCGGCCTCCCTTGAACACAACGGGAACACCGTGAGCGTCGACCTTGTGCCGGGGGTTGCCCACGAGGGATACCACTTGCTGAAGCCCACGTTCCGAGCCATCAGGCAGGTACTCCACAGCGACGAGCCGCGCAGCGAAGGGACAACGCAGGTGCTCTCATGACTGGGGCCGATGATGACCAGCAGCTCGACAACCCGGGAGACGTGCTCACTCGGATCGGTGAGCGGCTGCCGACGCTGACCGCGGCCGAATCGAAAGTTGCCCAATACATCTCGGAGCAGCCCGAACAAGCGCTGTTGATGAGCGCTGTCCAGCTGGGGGAGGTGCTCGGTGCAAGCGACATGACCGTCGTGCGCACCGCGCGCTCCCTCGGCTTCACCGGGTGGCCAGAACTCCGCCGAGCGCTGGGATCACAGCTCGCGCTCACCGTGCACCCGGCGAAGCGGCTCTCAACCCGGCTCACCGTGACGAAGCGGGAGTCGCACAGTAGCCTGCTCGACATCGTGTTCGAGGAAGCGAGGGAGCGCCTCGCGACGTCGCGCAGCTACCTCGACTCAGATGAATTCTCGCGGGCAGTGCGGCTCGTGAGTGCGGCGGGTACCGTGCACTCCTTCGGCGTTGGTGTCTCGGCGGTGTCAGCCGAATACCTGACGACGAAGCTGTTGCGGCGCGGCATTGTGGCCCGAAACGCTGGCGGCATGGGCTTCGCGTTCGCCGACTCCCTGCTCGGTCTGCGCGAAGGCGACCTCCTGGTTGCGTTCGCGCCTGGCCGTGAGTTCAGTGAACTCGACGTCGCGTTCGCCGAGGCGAGGCGAGTCGGGGCGACGACGATCCTATTCACCGATAAATACCGCGACGCGTACGTCGACCGCGTCGACTGCCTGCTTCGTACGGCGAGCTCAGCTGGCGGGCTCACAGGCGAGAACTTCCCGCCGATGGTGGCAATTGACGCCCTCGTTCTGGCCGTCGGGCACGTCAACCCGGACGCTGCACTCGCTACCTCACGTCGGCTCAACAAGATGCGCCGGGCGCTGCGCCGCCAACCCGGCGCAGCGAAGGCACAGCCGAGCGCCACACCCACGACGGAACCACCTGAAGGAGACCCGCAGAAATGAAGATGATGGTGAATGAATTCACGCCCCCACTCGCGGCCCAGCGGGCCGCCGAACTGCAATCTCTCAGCCTTCCCACCCTTGGCCACTACCTTGAGGACGGATTCGTGGACCCTGAGATTCGCATGCTCGTCGGCACCGGAGGCAACAT
Above is a window of Leucobacter aridicollis DNA encoding:
- a CDS encoding ATP-binding cassette domain-containing protein is translated as MTNHEVLVDVSNLTYSYPKAKGLFRRAALLPPAIDDVSFTIATGEIVALVGESGSGKSTIGRLLLGMLRPNSGSVMFDGQDVHALRGSESRSHRHNYQMVFQDPYSSLNPRMTIGDAVVEALTITGGASANERESVARELLSRVRLGDDMFHRRPAELSGGQRQRVGIARALAGRPRLLVADEALASLDVSIGAQVAQVLKELNEQEQLSMLFITHDLAMARQLASRIIVLNQGRIVESGPAADIVGAPRDPYTRALIDAVPIANPTIARARQRARLDAHALAATRAVESPLERKTL
- a CDS encoding ABC transporter permease, yielding MSSYLLRRLLQSIPLLFGISVLVFLLMQMTPGGPMSVGEGNASAATAAQLERLRGRYGLDDPLIVQYFNWLRGVVTGDWGSSYLTGRPVLEVIGERVPTTLLLTLTAFVLSLIFALIIGVQSGVKKDGWFDHLATGLTYAGLAVPGFWLALMLIFIFSYSLGWLPSSGLRDLRASHEGFTAALDLAKHLVLPVLSLVLVSIAGLARHVRSSVIEVLDKDYIRSARASGLPERMVIQHHVLKNASLPVVTIAVLMLPELFLGAVVTETIFGLPGMGRLFVESADLRDYPVLLGILMIAALLVLVANLIADVVYSRLDPRISYE
- a CDS encoding MurR/RpiR family transcriptional regulator, with the translated sequence MTGADDDQQLDNPGDVLTRIGERLPTLTAAESKVAQYISEQPEQALLMSAVQLGEVLGASDMTVVRTARSLGFTGWPELRRALGSQLALTVHPAKRLSTRLTVTKRESHSSLLDIVFEEARERLATSRSYLDSDEFSRAVRLVSAAGTVHSFGVGVSAVSAEYLTTKLLRRGIVARNAGGMGFAFADSLLGLREGDLLVAFAPGREFSELDVAFAEARRVGATTILFTDKYRDAYVDRVDCLLRTASSAGGLTGENFPPMVAIDALVLAVGHVNPDAALATSRRLNKMRRALRRQPGAAKAQPSATPTTEPPEGDPQK
- a CDS encoding C45 family autoproteolytic acyltransferase/hydolase; this translates as MTASFPFHHFTGSHTEVGRQHGAALKDQIALHLDRLRRRFERQGFTLSQAEEAALEYRSSIRDVSVGLDEEIAGLAEGAGISLGAAFLLQLRAEVFVQLVGKHGAEQECTTFAILPELGASDRGFVGQNADLPAMYHDLMAVVHLAVDGEPEVLMVIPAGQISYIGLNNAGLGVFGNYLHCASWRQGFPRYLYTRVALRERSVAAAEAALRQLDRASSRNVIMLDAAGSAVDLENTAETIVALHPVNGFLAHANHYLESTLQHNESNPWLENSEIRYARLASSIAGGGTHIAPADIAAMLRDRSDTGNELSIYPEDDDRDIAEDDRNMTVTSVIAEPGRGQFWVASGPPSRYEYHRFTFAPISPDSELAPADEAVL
- a CDS encoding peptide ABC transporter substrate-binding protein, yielding MTHKNSSSRKARALKTAVVGIAAALTFAGCTSAPASEETPASGGIAVVALTQEPGMLSPMFSTQSGSNLAYAFVVEPLFTTLDTGERVPNLATEVPTKENGLISDDGLTVTYKLHEGITWSDGEPFTAEDLAFTIDVTKQPDTPAIPDSEYGAIASYEVLDPQSIAVEFTQTQPNYLNLFKQVLPKHKFESASIDSDDPELREPTGTGPFAISEWSSGDEIKFTRNENYWREDSQPKLDGVTVKINPDLTTAVNGFTRGEFDLVFGLTAGDLDEVAAAVDSGAPIELHEKPENTGFVEWLWINNSDKGALGTPHPVLGDPAVREAIDYAIDREGVLADVLGGFGTLSNSLVYAGFGGELTETVPFDADKANSILDDAGWQLGSDGVRSKDGVRASVKFQTISGDEVRALYQQVIQQNLKDVGIETVIENVPSNLMFGDAKDGGLLATGNFDIMMSRAGKLPDPTEWMMEFESGQIPDSPEASGYSYAWWSSPEYDALFATVASEMDPEVREDAVHAANKLFASERPAIPIYASPTAWAWSSELTGVDDDSWNGPWDTTSSVNWAFAGASE
- a CDS encoding ABC transporter permease; translation: MNRTAAPKTEVVRVARPATAGFFALFWQSKPARFGLIAFSAIVVLVIVGPFVLPFSPEQIDLAAKGQAPSLTHLMGTDELGRDVLARVLDGGRLTILVAVIAVGVAITLGIIVGALAGYFGGWIDNLLMRIADVFYSMPALFVVILLVALIGPGFGSIILAISAFSWMTTARLLRASILSLKKADFVQAARGLGATDLRLIVNHILPNALAPIFVAATLGIASAVLTESALSFLGLGFQAPQATWGGLLEEAQRAVISGGQWWRGLFPGIMIFLVILSVNFIGEGLNKAIQGRKEHSS
- a CDS encoding ABC transporter ATP-binding protein, which translates into the protein MSSAHLEVEHLTIGFEATGRVLVDDVSLTVERGNATALVGESGSGKTLSMLAVMGLLPAGISVLSGDVKLNGTSLLALDPRARRRMNGSEIGLVPQDAMAALNPTLDIQTQFELVLRTHLRMNRAAAKRRTVELLDQVGIPEPESKLRRFAHEFSGGQRQRVMIALALSCGPNLLIADEPTTALDVTVQQQILDLVARLRQELDMTVMWITHDLGVVAGLADDVAVLRNGRLVEAGTAEQVFFTPAHEYTRQLLAATPTLFDTVPEKEGA